A genomic window from Serratia liquefaciens includes:
- the uvrB gene encoding excinuclease ABC subunit UvrB: MSKVFKLHSEFKPAGDQPEAIRKLEEGLEDGLAHQTLLGVTGSGKTFTVANVIADLNRPTMVLAPNKTLAAQLYGEMKEFFPDNAVEYFVSYYDYYQPEAYVPSSDTFIEKDASVNEHIEQMRLSATKALLERRDVIVVASVSAIYGLGDPDLYLKMMLHLTKGMIIDQRAILRRLAELQYSRNDQAFQRATFRVRGEVIDVYPAESDELALRIELFDEEVERLSLFDPLTGQIEQEVQRFTIYPKSHYVTPRERILQAMEEIKVDLAERRKVLLANNKLLEEQRLTQRTQFDLEMMNELGYCSGIENYSRYLSGRGEGEPPPTLFDYLPADGLLVVDESHVTIPQIGGMYKGDRSRKETLVEYGFRLPSALDNRPLRFEEFEALAPQTIYVSATPGKYELEKSGGDIIDQVVRPTGLLDPQIEVRPVTTQVDDLLSEIRKRVAINERVLVTTLTKRMAEDLTEYLEEHGERVRYLHSDIDTVERVEIIRDLRLGEFDVLVGINLLREGLDMPEVSLVAILDADKEGFLRSERSLIQTIGRAARNLNGKAILYGDKITDSMARAISETERRRAKQQAFNEENGIVPQGLNKKISDILQLGKPGPRSKGKGKGRAAESAAQYQNLTPKALDQKIRELEAQMYTHAQNLEFEQAAGLRDEIHQLREQFIAIS, translated from the coding sequence ATGAGTAAAGTTTTCAAACTGCATTCCGAATTCAAACCGGCCGGCGATCAGCCGGAAGCCATCCGCAAGCTGGAAGAGGGCCTGGAGGATGGCCTGGCGCACCAAACGCTGCTCGGCGTGACCGGGTCGGGCAAGACATTTACCGTCGCCAATGTGATTGCCGATCTCAACCGGCCCACCATGGTGCTGGCGCCCAACAAAACCTTGGCGGCGCAGCTGTATGGCGAGATGAAAGAGTTCTTTCCCGATAATGCGGTCGAGTATTTCGTTTCTTACTACGACTACTACCAGCCGGAAGCCTACGTCCCCAGCTCCGACACCTTTATCGAAAAAGACGCCTCGGTGAACGAACACATCGAGCAGATGCGCCTTTCCGCAACCAAAGCACTGCTGGAACGTCGTGACGTGATAGTGGTGGCCTCGGTCTCGGCGATTTACGGCCTGGGCGATCCGGATCTGTACCTGAAGATGATGTTGCACCTGACCAAAGGCATGATCATCGATCAGCGGGCGATCCTGCGCCGTTTGGCGGAGCTGCAATATAGCCGCAACGATCAGGCCTTCCAGCGCGCGACATTCCGCGTGCGCGGTGAGGTGATCGACGTCTACCCTGCGGAATCAGACGAACTGGCGCTGCGCATAGAGCTGTTTGACGAAGAGGTCGAAAGGCTTTCGCTGTTTGATCCGCTGACCGGCCAGATCGAACAAGAAGTGCAGCGTTTTACCATTTACCCCAAATCGCACTATGTGACGCCGCGCGAGCGGATCCTGCAGGCGATGGAAGAGATCAAGGTGGATCTGGCCGAGCGGCGCAAGGTACTGCTGGCCAACAACAAGCTGCTGGAAGAACAGCGTCTGACGCAGCGCACCCAGTTTGATCTGGAGATGATGAACGAACTGGGTTACTGCTCCGGCATTGAAAACTATTCGCGCTACCTGTCCGGGCGCGGCGAGGGTGAGCCACCGCCGACGCTGTTCGACTATTTGCCGGCGGATGGCCTGTTGGTGGTCGACGAGTCCCACGTGACCATTCCGCAAATCGGCGGCATGTACAAGGGCGACCGTTCACGCAAGGAAACGTTGGTGGAATACGGCTTCCGCCTGCCGTCGGCGCTGGACAACCGGCCGCTGCGCTTTGAAGAGTTCGAAGCGCTGGCGCCGCAGACCATCTACGTGTCTGCCACGCCGGGCAAATACGAGCTGGAAAAATCCGGTGGCGACATTATCGATCAGGTCGTGCGCCCTACCGGGCTACTGGATCCGCAAATTGAAGTGCGGCCGGTGACCACCCAGGTGGACGATCTGCTTTCCGAAATTCGCAAGCGGGTGGCGATCAACGAACGTGTGCTGGTCACCACGCTGACCAAACGCATGGCGGAAGATCTGACCGAATACCTGGAAGAGCACGGCGAACGCGTGCGCTACCTGCACTCGGACATCGATACCGTGGAACGGGTCGAAATCATTCGTGACCTGCGCCTGGGCGAGTTTGACGTGCTGGTGGGTATCAACCTGTTGCGTGAAGGGCTGGACATGCCAGAGGTGTCGCTGGTGGCGATTTTGGACGCGGATAAAGAGGGCTTCCTGCGCTCCGAACGTTCATTGATTCAGACCATTGGCCGTGCGGCGCGTAACCTCAACGGTAAAGCGATCCTTTACGGTGACAAAATTACCGACTCGATGGCCAGAGCGATTAGCGAGACCGAGCGTCGCCGTGCCAAACAGCAGGCGTTCAACGAAGAAAACGGTATTGTGCCGCAGGGCCTGAACAAGAAAATTTCCGATATTTTGCAGTTGGGCAAGCCGGGTCCGCGCAGCAAGGGCAAAGGCAAGGGCAGAGCTGCGGAAAGTGCCGCTCAGTACCAAAACCTTACGCCGAAAGCGCTGGATCAGAAAATCCGCGAGCTGGAAGCGCAAATGTATACCCACGCCCAGAACCTGGAGTTCGAGCAGGCGGCGGGCTTGCGTGATGAAATCCATCAGCTGCGTGAGCAGTTTATTGCCATTTCATAA
- a CDS encoding VF530 family DNA-binding protein, which translates to MTQHQSKDPMHGITLEQLLNKLVENYGWSGLAERVRINCFSSDPSIKSSLKFLRRTPWARKQVEDLYLDMVEQAASDNPWLRGGK; encoded by the coding sequence ATGACCCAACACCAGTCCAAAGACCCGATGCACGGCATCACTCTGGAACAGCTTCTGAATAAACTGGTGGAAAACTACGGTTGGTCAGGACTGGCTGAACGAGTTCGCATCAACTGCTTCAGCAGCGATCCCAGCATCAAGTCCAGCCTGAAATTTTTGCGACGCACACCCTGGGCGCGCAAACAGGTGGAAGATCTTTATCTCGACATGGTCGAGCAGGCCGCCAGCGATAACCCTTGGCTACGTGGCGGCAAGTAA
- a CDS encoding gluconeogenesis factor YvcK family protein, translated as MRNRTLADLDRVVALGGGHGLGRVMSSLSSLGSRLTGIVTTTDNGGSTGRIRRSEGGIAWGDTRNCLNQLITEPSVASAMFEYRFSGNGELSGHNLGNLMLKALDHLSVRPLEAINLVRSLLKVDAALIPMSEQPVDLMAHDHEGNHVYGEVNVDQLTDMPQELMLSPHVNATREALDAIAQADVILIGPGSFLTSLMPLLLLDDLTQALRRSSANMIYIDNLGRELSVAAAALTLKNKLELMEAKIGRQMIDAVIVGPTADTREVQDRVVIKQPLEAQDIPYRHDRQLLRQALDQALIELGARA; from the coding sequence ATGCGTAATCGAACCCTGGCCGATCTCGATCGGGTGGTGGCATTAGGCGGCGGTCATGGTCTTGGTCGCGTGATGTCTTCCCTGTCGTCTTTAGGCTCCCGTTTAACCGGTATTGTCACCACCACCGATAACGGCGGTTCTACCGGCCGTATTCGCCGTTCGGAAGGGGGCATTGCCTGGGGCGATACCCGTAACTGCCTGAACCAGCTGATTACCGAACCGAGCGTGGCTTCCGCGATGTTCGAATACCGCTTCAGCGGCAACGGCGAGCTGTCTGGGCACAACCTCGGCAATCTGATGTTGAAAGCCCTGGATCACCTGAGCGTACGCCCATTGGAAGCGATCAACCTGGTGCGTAGCCTGCTGAAGGTGGACGCGGCGCTGATCCCGATGTCCGAACAGCCGGTGGATCTGATGGCGCACGATCATGAAGGCAACCACGTTTACGGTGAGGTGAATGTCGATCAACTTACCGACATGCCACAAGAGTTGATGCTGTCGCCCCACGTCAACGCCACGCGCGAAGCGCTGGATGCCATCGCGCAGGCCGACGTGATCCTGATCGGACCGGGCAGCTTTCTGACCAGCCTGATGCCTCTGCTGTTGCTCGATGACCTTACGCAGGCTCTGCGTCGCAGCAGCGCCAATATGATTTATATCGACAACCTCGGACGCGAATTAAGCGTCGCGGCGGCGGCCTTGACGCTGAAGAACAAGCTGGAATTGATGGAGGCGAAAATTGGCCGCCAGATGATTGATGCCGTCATTGTCGGGCCAACGGCAGATACCCGTGAAGTGCAGGATCGGGTGGTGATCAAACAGCCGTTGGAAGCACAGGATATTCCTTACCGCCACGATCGTCAGTTGCTGCGCCAGGCGCTGGATCAGGCGTTGATCGAATTAGGTGCCCGCGCCTAA
- the moaA gene encoding GTP 3',8-cyclase MoaA yields the protein MVPQLIDAYERKFYYLRLSITDVCNFRCTYCLPDGYRPNGSPKTFLSLDEIRRVSRAFAELGTEKVRLTGGEPSLRRDFTEIIAAVRENPAIRQLAVTTNGYRMARDVAGWRDAGLTAVNVSVDSLDPRQFHAITGQDKFRQVMDGIDAAFTAGFSKVKVNAVLMRDVNHQQLGTFLNWIKDRPIQLRFIELMETGEGGDLFRKHHVSGEVIRLQLEQQGWQRQPRGRSDGPAQVFSHPDYQGEVGLIMPYEKDFCASCNRLRVSAIGNLHLCLFGEQGIGLRDLLTDDQQLDELKDRIQGGLLSKKQTHFLHQGNSGITQNLSFIGG from the coding sequence ATGGTGCCGCAACTCATTGATGCTTATGAGCGCAAGTTCTATTACTTGCGTTTGTCGATCACCGACGTGTGCAACTTTCGTTGCACCTACTGCTTGCCGGACGGCTACCGCCCGAACGGCAGCCCTAAAACATTCTTGTCGCTTGATGAGATCCGACGCGTCAGTCGCGCATTTGCCGAACTGGGCACCGAAAAAGTGCGCCTGACCGGCGGAGAGCCTTCTCTGCGCCGCGATTTCACCGAGATCATCGCCGCCGTGCGTGAAAACCCGGCCATCCGCCAGCTCGCTGTGACCACCAACGGTTACCGTATGGCGCGCGACGTCGCCGGCTGGCGTGATGCCGGCCTGACTGCAGTCAACGTCAGCGTCGACAGCCTGGATCCCCGCCAATTTCATGCCATTACCGGGCAGGACAAGTTCCGCCAGGTGATGGACGGCATCGACGCCGCCTTTACCGCCGGTTTCAGCAAGGTGAAGGTCAACGCGGTGCTGATGCGTGACGTGAACCACCAACAGCTCGGCACCTTCCTTAACTGGATTAAAGACCGCCCGATTCAGCTGCGCTTTATCGAACTGATGGAAACCGGCGAGGGGGGCGATCTGTTTCGCAAGCACCACGTTTCCGGTGAAGTGATCCGTTTGCAGCTGGAACAGCAGGGCTGGCAGCGCCAGCCGCGCGGCCGCAGCGACGGTCCGGCGCAGGTGTTCAGCCACCCGGATTATCAGGGCGAAGTGGGCTTGATCATGCCGTATGAAAAAGACTTCTGTGCCAGCTGCAACCGGCTGCGTGTTTCCGCTATCGGCAATTTGCACCTGTGTCTGTTCGGTGAGCAGGGCATTGGCCTGCGCGATCTGCTGACGGATGACCAGCAGCTTGATGAACTGAAGGACCGCATCCAGGGCGGGCTGCTGAGTAAAAAACAGACTCACTTCCTGCATCAGGGTAACAGTGGCATAACGCAGAACCTGTCGTTTATCGGCGGATAA
- the moaB gene encoding molybdenum cofactor biosynthesis protein B gives MSHASSEFIPVQIAILTVSDSRGEAEDTSGQYLQEAALEAGHRVVDRAIVKDDKYLIRARVSAWIADERVQAVLITGGTGFTARDYTPEALLPLFDREVEGFGELFRMVSYEEIGTATVQSRALAGMANQTVIFAMPGSTRACRTAWERIIEEQLDARHRPCNFLPHLKK, from the coding sequence ATGAGTCATGCCAGCAGTGAATTCATTCCGGTACAAATTGCTATTTTGACCGTTTCGGACAGCCGTGGCGAAGCGGAAGACACCTCGGGCCAGTACCTGCAAGAAGCGGCGCTTGAAGCCGGACACCGGGTAGTGGATCGCGCCATCGTCAAAGACGACAAATATCTGATCCGCGCACGCGTTTCCGCGTGGATCGCAGATGAAAGGGTGCAGGCCGTGCTGATCACCGGGGGCACCGGCTTTACCGCCAGAGACTACACCCCGGAAGCGCTGCTGCCGCTGTTCGATCGTGAAGTGGAAGGCTTCGGCGAACTGTTCCGCATGGTGTCTTATGAAGAGATTGGCACCGCCACTGTCCAGTCGCGAGCGCTGGCCGGTATGGCCAACCAGACGGTGATTTTTGCCATGCCGGGCTCGACCCGCGCCTGCCGTACCGCCTGGGAACGTATTATTGAAGAGCAGTTGGACGCGCGTCACCGCCCGTGCAATTTTCTGCCACATCTGAAGAAATAA
- the moaC gene encoding cyclic pyranopterin monophosphate synthase MoaC: MTQLTHINAAGEAHMVDVSAKAETVREACAEAFVEMLPATLAMIIDGSHHKGDVFATARIAGIQAAKRTWELIPLCHPLMLSKVEVQLEAQPEHSRVRIETCCRLTGKTGVEMEALTAASVAALTIYDMCKAVQKDMVIGPVRLLAKSGGKSGDFKVEL, translated from the coding sequence ATGACGCAGCTAACTCACATTAACGCCGCGGGCGAAGCTCATATGGTCGACGTTTCAGCCAAAGCAGAAACGGTGCGCGAGGCGTGCGCCGAAGCCTTCGTCGAGATGCTGCCGGCCACGCTGGCGATGATTATCGATGGCAGCCACCATAAGGGCGACGTGTTCGCCACGGCGCGCATCGCCGGTATCCAGGCCGCGAAGCGCACCTGGGAGCTGATCCCGCTGTGCCATCCGCTGATGCTGAGCAAGGTCGAAGTGCAGTTGGAGGCACAGCCGGAACACAGCCGGGTGCGGATTGAAACCTGCTGCCGTCTGACCGGCAAGACCGGTGTTGAAATGGAGGCCTTAACCGCGGCGTCAGTGGCTGCGTTAACCATTTACGACATGTGTAAGGCGGTACAGAAAGACATGGTGATCGGCCCGGTGCGCCTCCTGGCGAAAAGCGGCGGCAAATCCGGTGATTTTAAGGTGGAGCTATGA
- the moaD gene encoding molybdopterin synthase sulfur carrier subunit, whose product MINILFFAQVRELVGTGDLSMPADYPTVEALRKALCERGDRWALALESGKLLTAVNQSLVAAEHPLRAGDEVAFFPPVTGG is encoded by the coding sequence ATGATTAATATTCTGTTTTTTGCTCAGGTGCGCGAACTGGTTGGCACCGGCGATTTATCGATGCCGGCAGATTACCCGACGGTTGAAGCGCTACGTAAGGCGCTGTGTGAACGCGGTGACCGTTGGGCGTTGGCGCTGGAGTCTGGCAAGCTGCTGACCGCGGTGAACCAGTCGCTGGTGGCGGCCGAACATCCGCTGCGTGCCGGCGATGAAGTCGCTTTCTTTCCACCGGTAACCGGAGGTTAA
- the moaE gene encoding molybdopterin synthase catalytic subunit MoaE — translation MENTRIRVGEAPFSVGDEYQWLAQCDDDGAVVTFTGKVRNHNLGDNVSALTLEHYPGMTEKALAEILDEARSRWPLQRATVIHRVGELFPGDEIVFVGVTSAHRSMAFEAAEFIMDYLKTRAPFWKREAVGQGDRWVDARDSDRQAAERWHKTIK, via the coding sequence GTGGAAAATACCCGTATCCGCGTGGGTGAGGCGCCGTTTAGCGTCGGCGACGAATACCAGTGGTTGGCGCAGTGTGACGATGATGGCGCCGTGGTCACCTTTACCGGCAAGGTACGCAACCATAATCTGGGCGATAACGTCAGTGCACTGACGCTGGAGCATTACCCTGGCATGACCGAAAAAGCGCTGGCGGAGATCCTGGACGAAGCCCGTAGCCGTTGGCCCTTGCAGCGCGCGACGGTGATCCACCGCGTGGGCGAACTGTTTCCCGGTGATGAGATTGTCTTCGTTGGCGTGACCAGTGCGCACCGCAGCATGGCGTTCGAGGCCGCCGAGTTCATCATGGATTACCTGAAAACCCGGGCGCCCTTCTGGAAACGCGAAGCCGTCGGCCAGGGAGACCGTTGGGTCGATGCGCGCGACAGCGATCGGCAGGCCGCGGAACGCTGGCATAAAACTATTAAGTGA
- a CDS encoding Bax inhibitor-1 family protein, whose amino-acid sequence MDRYPRSNGSIVERANSGIQAYMAQVYGWMTCGMLLTAFVSWYAANTPAILNFIFSSQITFFGLIIAQLGLVFVISGMVNRLSGTVATSLFMLYSALTGLTLSSIFIAYTYSSIASTFVVTAGMFGAMSLYGYTTKRDLSGFGSMLFMALIGIVLASLVNIWLKSTALMWAITYIGVVVFVGLTAYDTQKLKAMGEQLNADDKDSFRKYAIVGALTLYLDFINLFLMLLRIFGNRR is encoded by the coding sequence ATGGACCGATATCCACGCTCTAATGGTTCAATCGTCGAACGTGCCAACAGCGGCATTCAGGCTTATATGGCGCAGGTTTATGGCTGGATGACCTGCGGTATGCTGTTGACGGCGTTTGTTTCCTGGTACGCGGCCAACACGCCTGCGATCCTTAACTTTATCTTCTCCAGCCAGATCACCTTCTTTGGCCTGATTATCGCGCAGTTAGGGCTGGTGTTCGTCATTTCCGGCATGGTTAATCGTCTCAGTGGCACGGTCGCCACCTCGCTGTTTATGCTCTATTCGGCGCTGACCGGGCTGACGCTTTCCAGCATTTTCATCGCTTACACCTACAGCTCGATCGCCAGCACCTTCGTGGTGACCGCCGGCATGTTCGGTGCGATGAGCCTTTATGGCTACACCACCAAGCGTGACCTGAGCGGCTTCGGCAGCATGCTGTTTATGGCGCTGATCGGCATTGTGTTGGCTTCGCTGGTCAATATCTGGCTGAAAAGCACGGCGTTGATGTGGGCGATTACCTACATCGGCGTGGTGGTGTTTGTTGGCCTGACGGCGTACGACACCCAGAAACTGAAGGCCATGGGCGAGCAACTGAACGCCGATGATAAAGACAGCTTCCGCAAATACGCCATTGTCGGCGCGTTGACGCTGTATCTCGATTTCATCAACCTGTTCCTGATGTTGCTGCGCATTTTCGGCAACCGTCGTTAA
- a CDS encoding ABC transporter permease, with translation MFHRLWTLIIKEMQSLLRDPQTRAILILPVILQVLLFPFAATLEVTNATIAVYSEDSGHASVELTQRFAKAKAFSHVLLLRSPQEIQSVIDNQKALLLIRFPAQFSRDIASGNTAPLQLLLDGRNSNSAQIAANYVQQIVQDYQNELIGSRAKPNNSELVVRNWYNPNLDYKWFVVPSLIAMITTIGVLIVTSLSVAREREQGTLEQLLVSPLTTWQIFIGKAVPALIVATFQASIVLLIGIFIYQIPFAGSLLLFYGTMLIYGLSLVGFGLLISSLCATQQQAFIGVFVFMMPAILLSGYVSPVENMPVWLQNLTWVNPIRHFTDITKQIYLKDASFSIIWHSLWPLLAITATTGSAAYAMFRRKIA, from the coding sequence ATGTTTCACCGTCTCTGGACGTTAATCATTAAGGAAATGCAATCGCTGCTGCGCGACCCGCAGACCCGCGCCATTCTGATTTTGCCGGTTATTCTGCAGGTGCTGCTGTTTCCCTTCGCCGCCACGCTGGAGGTGACCAATGCCACCATTGCGGTGTACAGCGAAGACAGCGGTCATGCCTCGGTCGAGCTGACCCAGCGTTTTGCCAAGGCCAAGGCCTTCTCCCACGTGCTGCTACTGCGCAGCCCGCAAGAGATACAAAGCGTTATCGATAACCAAAAAGCGCTGCTGCTGATCCGTTTCCCGGCCCAGTTCTCACGGGATATTGCCAGCGGCAATACGGCCCCGCTGCAGTTGTTGCTCGATGGGCGCAACTCCAACAGCGCGCAGATCGCCGCCAACTATGTGCAACAAATCGTGCAGGATTACCAAAATGAGCTGATCGGCAGCCGCGCCAAACCGAACAACAGCGAATTGGTGGTGCGCAACTGGTATAACCCGAATTTGGATTACAAGTGGTTCGTGGTGCCATCGCTGATCGCCATGATCACCACCATTGGCGTGCTGATTGTCACATCGTTGTCGGTCGCGCGCGAGCGTGAACAGGGCACGCTGGAGCAGTTGCTGGTGTCGCCGTTGACCACCTGGCAGATTTTTATCGGCAAAGCGGTGCCGGCGCTGATCGTCGCCACCTTCCAGGCCAGTATAGTGTTGCTGATCGGCATCTTTATCTATCAGATCCCGTTCGCCGGTTCGCTGCTGCTGTTCTACGGCACCATGTTGATTTACGGGCTGTCGCTGGTGGGATTCGGCCTGCTGATTTCGTCGCTGTGCGCCACCCAGCAACAGGCGTTTATCGGCGTCTTCGTGTTTATGATGCCGGCCATCCTGCTCTCCGGTTATGTTTCGCCGGTGGAGAATATGCCCGTGTGGCTGCAAAACCTTACCTGGGTAAACCCCATCCGCCACTTCACCGACATCACCAAGCAGATCTATTTGAAAGACGCCAGTTTCAGCATCATCTGGCACAGCCTGTGGCCGCTGTTGGCCATTACCGCCACCACCGGCAGCGCCGCTTACGCCATGTTCCGCCGCAAAATTGCATAA
- a CDS encoding ABC transporter permease translates to MNSETASADDSGFSWRRLRALCLKETRQIMRDPSSGLIAFVIPLMLLFIFGYGINLDSSKLRLGILMEQQSEESRDLANAFTGSPYIEPTISDNRQQLIQLMQAGRIRGLVVIPNDFAQRMARPHDNAPLQIITDGSEPNTANFVQGYTQGVWQIWQQQRATDSGHEEKPLIDVQMRYWFNPAAISRHYIIPGAITIIMTVIGAILTSLVIAREWERGTMEALLSTQVTRAELLLSKLVPYYFLGMIAMLLCMVVSVWVLGVPYRGSLLILFVISSLFLASTLGMGLLISTITRNQFNAAMVALNAAFLPSIMLSGFIFQIDSMPAIVRAVTYIIPARYFVSTLQTLFLAGNVGTVLMINLLFLIASAVVFIGLTAWKTQRRLD, encoded by the coding sequence ATGAATAGCGAAACGGCCAGTGCCGACGACAGCGGTTTCTCCTGGCGGCGGCTACGCGCGCTGTGCCTGAAAGAGACGCGGCAAATTATGCGCGATCCGAGCAGCGGGCTGATCGCCTTCGTCATTCCGCTGATGCTGCTGTTTATTTTCGGCTACGGCATCAACCTGGATTCCAGCAAGCTGCGGCTGGGGATTTTGATGGAACAACAAAGCGAAGAGTCGCGCGATCTGGCTAACGCTTTTACCGGTTCGCCTTACATCGAGCCCACCATCAGCGACAATCGCCAGCAGCTGATCCAGCTGATGCAAGCCGGGCGCATTCGCGGGCTGGTGGTGATCCCCAATGATTTTGCCCAACGCATGGCACGGCCGCACGACAACGCCCCCTTGCAAATCATTACCGACGGCAGTGAGCCCAATACCGCCAACTTCGTTCAGGGCTATACCCAGGGCGTGTGGCAAATCTGGCAACAACAGCGCGCCACCGACAGCGGGCACGAAGAAAAACCCCTGATCGACGTGCAGATGCGCTATTGGTTCAACCCGGCGGCCATCAGCCGGCATTACATCATTCCCGGCGCAATCACCATTATCATGACGGTAATCGGCGCCATCCTCACCTCGTTGGTAATCGCCCGCGAATGGGAGCGCGGCACCATGGAAGCGCTGCTTTCCACGCAGGTGACACGGGCCGAACTGCTGTTGTCCAAACTGGTGCCCTATTACTTCCTTGGCATGATCGCCATGCTGCTGTGCATGGTGGTTTCTGTGTGGGTGCTCGGGGTGCCCTATCGCGGTTCGCTGCTGATTCTGTTCGTCATCAGCAGCCTGTTCCTCGCCAGTACGCTCGGCATGGGGCTGCTGATTTCCACCATTACCCGCAACCAGTTTAACGCGGCGATGGTGGCGCTGAACGCCGCCTTTCTGCCGTCGATTATGCTGTCCGGCTTTATCTTCCAGATCGACAGCATGCCGGCCATCGTACGCGCCGTCACTTATATCATTCCGGCGCGTTACTTCGTCAGCACGTTGCAAACGCTGTTCCTGGCGGGCAACGTCGGCACGGTGTTGATGATTAACCTGCTGTTCCTGATCGCTTCTGCGGTGGTGTTTATCGGCCTGACGGCCTGGAAAACCCAGCGGCGGCTGGATTAA